A region of the Pseudomonadota bacterium genome:
CCGGGCCCCGAGAAGCCTCATGCGGTAAACGTTCATGGCCTGACGGGCGATATCCTTTTCCCCCATGTAGACCTCACATTCCAGTCCGAACAGGGCGGCGGCCGTCGCTGTTGCCACGCCATGCTGGCCGGCCCCGGTTTCGGCGATAATCCTTCTTTTTCCCATCCGCTGAGCCAGCAGGGCCTGTCCCATGGTATTATTTATCTTATGGGCTCCGGTATGGGCCAGGTCCTCACGTTTCAGGTAGACCTCCCGAATGCCGAGTTCCCGGGCCAGATTGCGGGCCCGATAGAGAGCCGTCGGCCGTCCGCAATAGTTTTTCAGCCATTCCTTAAGTTCAGCCTGAAAGGCCAGATCCTGAGTATATTCAGCACAGGCCTGCTCCAGTTCCTGAAGCGCGGCCATCAGGGTTTCCGGCACAAAACGTCCGCCATAATCCCCAAAATACCCCCTGGCATCCGGCAATAGATCTTCGTTAAGCATCATCCCTCACTCTCCTGTCCAGATTAAATGATCGTTCCTGCAACCTTTCATTGCCGTCGGCCCTTCTGACCGCCGCGACAAAAGTCTTGAGTTTATCCGGGTCCTTGATTCCCGGCGCAGCCTCGACTCCGGAACTGACATCGACTCCGAAAGGACGCAATTGCCTTATCGCCGCCTCGACATTCCCGGGGTTGAGGCCGCCGGCCAGAAAATACGGCTTGCCCCGCCAGGGTTCGGCCAGTCGCCAGTCAAACACCCGGCCCCCGCCCCCGGCCTGCTTCGGCAGCCAGGTATCGAGCAGCGCGGCCCAGCCGTAAGGGAAAGACTCGGCCGGCAGAACGCGACCGGAACCCAAACGGCAAACCCGCAGAACCCTCCGGGGACTCAGGGCCCGAGCAAAGGCTTCATCTTCATGACCGTGCAGCTGGATTAGATCAAGTTTGCAGAAATCAGCAATTTCCATAATCTCGTCTCGCTCCGCATCAACAAAAACCCCGACCTTCATAACCTTTTCCGGAATTTCGGCACCGATCTTCGCCACGGTCTCCGGGCTTACGCGCCTGGGACTCTCGGCCAAGACAAAACCCACCAGATCGACGCCGCAGCCAGCGGCCAGCCGCACATCCGCGGCCCGAGTCAGACCACAGATTTTAATCAGAGTTGTCATGTCTGTAACTCCGTCAGCAGCCGCAACCGGTCGGCGCCGGCCCGCACCAGGCTGCCGCCGATCAGAAAAGCGTTGATTCCGCCCGCCTGCAGACGGCGAATATCGGCGGGTTTTTCAATTCCACTCTCGCTGACCACCAATCGGTCCTGCGGCAGCCGGGCCGCAAGCCTGAGACTGGTTTCCAGATCGATCGAAAAATCCCGCAGATCGCGGTTATTGATCCCGACCAGAGGTGCATTGACGGCGGCCACCTTGGCGGCGTCATCCAGATCACGAATCTCGACCAGACATTCAAGATCGAGTTCCTCGGCCCGCGCCAAAAACCGAGCCAGCTCTCCCGTCTCCAAAACCGCGGCGAGCAGAAGAATGGCATCGGCGCCGGCGAC
Encoded here:
- a CDS encoding phosphoribosylanthranilate isomerase, encoding MTTLIKICGLTRAADVRLAAGCGVDLVGFVLAESPRRVSPETVAKIGAEIPEKVMKVGVFVDAERDEIMEIADFCKLDLIQLHGHEDEAFARALSPRRVLRVCRLGSGRVLPAESFPYGWAALLDTWLPKQAGGGGRVFDWRLAEPWRGKPYFLAGGLNPGNVEAAIRQLRPFGVDVSSGVEAAPGIKDPDKLKTFVAAVRRADGNERLQERSFNLDRRVRDDA